A genomic window from Etheostoma spectabile isolate EspeVRDwgs_2016 chromosome 13, UIUC_Espe_1.0, whole genome shotgun sequence includes:
- the cnga2b gene encoding cyclic nucleotide gated channel subunit alpha 2b, with the protein MTGHTADRDRSPHKLSVKTTLDDDIERAESILSRVPSVCDDTSSELQTIAALDPNGRSSENSFQRNGAMSRLVSLVVRLREWAHRSLLEEEERPDSFLERFRGPELRTAPSRISNTQPDASGNNAKGIFRKKWDLFVVSPSDNTYYRWLFVIAVAVLYNWFFVVVRACFENLQVDNYICWLVLDYLSDLVYIMDTCVRLRTGFLEQGLLVKDHAKLRDTYVRTLQFKLDVLSILPTDLAYIFTGIHTPQLRFNRLLRFPRMFEFFDRTETRTNYPNIFRIGNLVLYILIIIHWNACIYYAISNSLGFGSDTWVFPDHSKPEFSSLTRSYVYCLYWSTLTLTTIGEMPPPVRDEEYLFVVFDFLVGVLIFATIVGNVGSMISNMNATRAEFQARIDAIKHYMHFRKVSKELETRVIKWFDYLWTNKKAVDEKEVLKNLPNKLRAEIAINVHLETLKKVRIFQDCEAGLLVELVLKLRPQVFSPGDYICRKGDIGKEMYIIKEGKLAVVADDGVTQYALLTAGSCFGEISILNIKGSKMGNRRTANIRSLGYSDLFCLSKDDLMEAVAEYPNAKTVLEERGREILMKEGLLDENTESGGLQKEDTEEKVERLESSLDTLQTRFARLLSEYNNTQQRLKQRITQLERQLNQTDCGVDARDGMDADEETVNETDLGTFAHTNGSPHRSDVQMEDKRSPTKH; encoded by the exons gctgGTGAGCCTGGTGGTGAGACTGAGGGAATGGGCACACAGAAGCCtgctggaggaagaggagcggCCCGATTCCTTCCTGGAGCGCTTTCGTGGCCCCGAGCTGAGAACGGCCCCCAGCCGCATCAGCAACACGCAACCAGATGCCAGTGGCAACAATGCCAAAGGGATCTTTAG GAAAAAGTGGGATTTGTTTGTGGTGTCCCCATCCGACAACACCTACTACCGCTGGTTATTTGTCATCGCCGTAGCGGTGCTCTACAACTGGTTCTTCGTTGTAGTGAG GGCATGCTTTGAAAACTTACAGGTGGACAATTACATCTGCTGGCTGGTGTTGGACTACCTCTCTGACTTGGTGTACATAATGGACACTTGTGTTCGACTACGCACAG GATTCCTGGAACAAGGTTTGCTGGTGAAGGACCACGCCAAGCTTAGAGACACCTACGTCCGAACATTACAGTTCAAGCTGGATGTACTGTCAATCCTGCCCACTGATCTGGCGTACATCTTCACCGGCATCCACACACCACAGCTCAGGTTCAACCGTCTGCTGCGCTTCCCGCGCATGTTTGAATTCTTTGATCGCACTGAGACACGCACCAACTACCCCAACATCTTCCGTATCGGCAACTTAGTGCTTTACATCCTGATCATCATTCACTGGAACGCCTGCATCTACTACGCTATATCCAATTCTTTGGGATTTGGCTCGGACACTTGGGTGTTCCCAGACCACTCCAAACCTGAGTTTTCCTCCCTGACTCGGAGTTACGTCTACTGTCTGTACTGGTCAACTCTTACTCTTACCACTATTGGAGAGATGCCTCCACCTGTGCGGGATGAGGAGTACCTATTTGTAGTCTTTGACTTCCTTGTTGGGGTGCTGATCTTTGCCACAATTGTGGGAAACGTTGGCTCCATGATTTCCAACATGAATGCCACCCGTGCCGAGTTTCAAGCCCGGATCGATGCCATCAAACACTACATGCACTTCCGCAAAGTCAGCAAAGAACTGGAGACACGTGTCATTAAATGGTTTGACTACCTCTGGACCAACAAGAAAGCCGTAGACGAGAAGGAGGTGCTAAAGAATTTGCCTAACAAACTGCGGGCTGAGATTGCTATTAATGTACATCTGGAGACCCTGAAGAAAGTACGCATTTTTCAAGACTGTGAGGCAGGCCTGCTTGTGGAGCTTGTGCTCAAACTACGCCCCCAGGTCTTCAGTCCAGGGGACTACATCTGCAGAAAAGGGGACATAGGGAAGGAGATGTATATCATTAAAGAGGGGAAGCTGGCTGTGGTGGCCGATGACGGGGTTACACAGTACGCCCTCCTCACCGCTGGCAGCTGCTTCGGAGAAATCAGCATCCTGAACATAAAAGGTAGTAAAATGGGAAATCGTAGGACGGCCAACATTCGCAGCTTGGGATACTCGGATCTCTTCTGCCTCTCTAAGGATGACTTGATGGAGGCAGTGGCCGAGTATCCAAATGCTAAGACTGTGCTAGAGGAGAGGGGCCGGGAGATCCTGATGAAGGAGGGTCTGCTGGATGAGAACACAGAGAGCGGCGGGCTGCAGAAAGAGGACACAGAGGAGAAGGTGGAGAGGCTGGAGTCCTCTCTGGACACCCTTCAGACTCGCTTTGCCCGTCTGCTCAGCGAATACAACAACACTCAGCAACGGCTGAAGCAGCGCATCACTCAGCTGGAGCGACAGCTGAATCAAACGGACTGCGGCGTAGATGCACGTGATGGCATGGATGCAGATGAAGAGACGGTCAATGAAACAGACCTTGGGACCTTTGCCCATACAAATGGGTCTCCGCATCGGAGTGATGTCCAAATGGAGGACAAAAGGAGCCCAACAAAACACTAA